In Larimichthys crocea isolate SSNF chromosome VI, L_crocea_2.0, whole genome shotgun sequence, one genomic interval encodes:
- the matn4 gene encoding matrilin-4 isoform X3, with protein MKMRQLRGLCAFALLTLAALATARPKAGPEQKCKSGPVDLVFLIDSSRSVRPHEFETMRKFMIDILDTLDIGLNATRVGVVQYSSQVRTEFSLRAHAKLDSMVKGINEIIPLAQGTMTGLAIKYVMNEAFTAEAGDRPKVPNVVVIVTDGRPQDRVTEVAAEAREKGIEIYAVGVARADMTSLRAMASPPFEDHVFLVESFDLIHQFGLQFQDKLCGMDLCLESDHGCEHICESSPGSYHCLCLPGYTLNDDGKTCAAIDLCTEGKHDCEQICVSSPGSFTCDCNKGYKLNDDKKTCSTIDLCVEGKHDCEQICISGPGVFTCDCNKGFKLNKDKKTCTNMDLCNTVEHGCEHQCVSTPGSYYCICPEGQLLQEDGKSCGTCKSANIDLVLLIDGSKSVRPQNFELVKKFVNQVVDSLDVSAHGTRVGLVQYSSRVRTEFSLNMYHTADEIKAAVMKVDYMEKGTMTGLALKHMVENSFSEAEGARPASRNIPRIGLVFTDGRSQDDITEYAKKAKEAGITMYAVGVGKAVEDELREIASEPLEKHFYYTTDFTAISTIAENLKLNVCPAAEESQGEIEVKDPCACESLVEFQQATMSSLEQLTQKLSGMTARLEQLENQLLSRK; from the exons ATGAAGATGAGACAGCTCAGAGGATTGTGTGCCTTCGCTCTGTTGACCCTGGCTGCCCTCGCCACCGCCAGGCCAAAAGCAG GTCCTGAGCAGAAATGTAAGTCCGGTCCGGTGGATCTGGTCTTCCTCATCGACAGCTCCCGCAGCGTCAGGCCACATGAGTTTGAGACCATGAGGAAGTTCATGATTGACATCCTGGACACTCTGGACATCGGACTCAACGCCACCAGAGTGGGAGTGGTTCAGTACTCCAGCCAG GTCCGCACAGAGTTCTCTCTGAGGGCTCACGCCAAGCTGGACTCCATGGTGAAAGGCATCAATGAGATCATTCCCCTCGCTCAGGGCACCATGACGGGCCTCGCCATCAAATACGTGATGAATGAAGCCTTTACTGCCGAGGCAGGAGACAGGCCGAAG GTCCCCAACGTTGTCGTCATCGTGACAGATGGACGTCCTCAGGACCGCGTGACGGAGGTGGCGGCCGAGGCCAGAGAGAAAGGCATCGAGATCTACGCCGTGGGCGTCGCCAGAGCTGACATGACATCACTGAGGGCCATGGCGTCCCCGCCGTTCGAAGACCACGTTTTCCTGGTGGAGTCCTTCGACCTCATTCACCAGTTTGGACTGCAGTTCCAGGACAAGCTCTGCG GTATGGATCTGTGTCTGGAGTCGGACCACGGCTGTGAGCACATCTGTGAGAGCTCCCCGGGCTCCTACCACTGCCTCTGTCTGCCCGGATACACCCTGAATGACGACGGGAAAACATGTGCAG ccaTCGATCTGTGCACTGAGGGGAAACACGACTGTGAACAGATCTGCGTGAGCTCACCTGGTTCCTTCACCTGCGACTGCAACAAAGGATACAAACTGAACGACGACAAGAAGACCTGCTCAA CCATCGACCTGTGCGTCGAGGGAAAGCATGACTGCGAGCAGATCTGCATCAGCGGCCCCGGCGTCTTCACCTGTGACTGCAACAAAGGATTCAAACTCAACAAAGACAAGAAGACCTGCACAA ACATGGACCTGTGTAACACCGTGGAGCACGGCTGTGAGCACCAGTGTGTGAGCACTCCAGGATCGTACTACTGCATCTGTCCGGAgggacagctgctgcaggaggacgGCAAGAGCTGCGGCA cctgCAAGTCTGCCAACATCGACCTGGTGCTTCTGATCGACGGCTCGAAGAGCGTCCGCCCTCAGAACTTTGAGCTGGTCAAAAAGTTTGTTAACCAG GTGGTGGACTCCTTGGACGTGTCTGCTCACGGCACCCGGGTTGGTCTGGTTCAGTACTCGAGCCGGGTCAGGACAGAGTTCTCTCTCAACATGTACCACACTGCTGACGAGATCAAGGCTGCGGTTATGAAG GTTGACTACATGGAGAAAGGCACAATGACCGGTCTGGCCCTGAAACACATGGTGGAGAACAGCTTCTCGGAGGCGGAGGGCGCTCGTCCCGCCAGCCGCAACATCCCCCGAATTGGACTGGTGTTCACAGACGGACGCTCCCAGGACGACATCACAGAGTACGCCAAGAAGGCCAAGGAAGCTG GTATCACCATGTACGCGGTGGGCGTTGGAAAAGCCGTGGAAGATGAACTCCGTGAGATTGCATCCGAGCCTTTGGAGAAACATTTCTATTATACCACCGACTTCACCGCCATCAGCACCATCGCTGAGAACCTCAAACTCAACGTCTGCCCAG ctgcagaggagagtCAGGGCGAGATCGAGGTGAAGGACCCGTGTGCCTGTGAGAGTCTGGTGGAGTTCCAGCAGGCGACCATGAGCAGCCTGGAGCagctcacacagaaac TGTCCGGGATGACGGCTCgtctggagcagctggagaacCAGCTTCTCTCCAGGAAGTGA
- the matn4 gene encoding matrilin-4 isoform X2, whose protein sequence is MKMRQLRGLCAFALLTLAALATARPKAGPEQKCKSGPVDLVFLIDSSRSVRPHEFETMRKFMIDILDTLDIGLNATRVGVVQYSSQVRTEFSLRAHAKLDSMVKGINEIIPLAQGTMTGLAIKYVMNEAFTAEAGDRPKVPNVVVIVTDGRPQDRVTEVAAEAREKGIEIYAVGVARADMTSLRAMASPPFEDHVFLVESFDLIHQFGLQFQDKLCGMDLCLESDHGCEHICESSPGSYHCLCLPGYTLNDDGKTCAAIDLCTEGKHDCEQICVSSPGSFTCDCNKGYKLNDDKKTCSMIDYCSFGNHSCNHECVSVLNGYHCTCNEGYRLLDDGKTCHAIDLCVEGKHDCEQICISGPGVFTCDCNKGFKLNKDKKTCTNMDLCNTVEHGCEHQCVSTPGSYYCICPEGQLLQEDGKSCGTCKSANIDLVLLIDGSKSVRPQNFELVKKFVNQVVDSLDVSAHGTRVGLVQYSSRVRTEFSLNMYHTADEIKAAVMKVDYMEKGTMTGLALKHMVENSFSEAEGARPASRNIPRIGLVFTDGRSQDDITEYAKKAKEAGITMYAVGVGKAVEDELREIASEPLEKHFYYTTDFTAISTIAENLKLNVCPAAEESQGEIEVKDPCACESLVEFQQATMSSLEQLTQKLSGMTARLEQLENQLLSRK, encoded by the exons ATGAAGATGAGACAGCTCAGAGGATTGTGTGCCTTCGCTCTGTTGACCCTGGCTGCCCTCGCCACCGCCAGGCCAAAAGCAG GTCCTGAGCAGAAATGTAAGTCCGGTCCGGTGGATCTGGTCTTCCTCATCGACAGCTCCCGCAGCGTCAGGCCACATGAGTTTGAGACCATGAGGAAGTTCATGATTGACATCCTGGACACTCTGGACATCGGACTCAACGCCACCAGAGTGGGAGTGGTTCAGTACTCCAGCCAG GTCCGCACAGAGTTCTCTCTGAGGGCTCACGCCAAGCTGGACTCCATGGTGAAAGGCATCAATGAGATCATTCCCCTCGCTCAGGGCACCATGACGGGCCTCGCCATCAAATACGTGATGAATGAAGCCTTTACTGCCGAGGCAGGAGACAGGCCGAAG GTCCCCAACGTTGTCGTCATCGTGACAGATGGACGTCCTCAGGACCGCGTGACGGAGGTGGCGGCCGAGGCCAGAGAGAAAGGCATCGAGATCTACGCCGTGGGCGTCGCCAGAGCTGACATGACATCACTGAGGGCCATGGCGTCCCCGCCGTTCGAAGACCACGTTTTCCTGGTGGAGTCCTTCGACCTCATTCACCAGTTTGGACTGCAGTTCCAGGACAAGCTCTGCG GTATGGATCTGTGTCTGGAGTCGGACCACGGCTGTGAGCACATCTGTGAGAGCTCCCCGGGCTCCTACCACTGCCTCTGTCTGCCCGGATACACCCTGAATGACGACGGGAAAACATGTGCAG ccaTCGATCTGTGCACTGAGGGGAAACACGACTGTGAACAGATCTGCGTGAGCTCACCTGGTTCCTTCACCTGCGACTGCAACAAAGGATACAAACTGAACGACGACAAGAAGACCTGCTCAA TGATCGACTACTGTTCGTTTGGGAACCACAGTTGTAATCacgagtgtgtgagtgtgctcaATGGCTATCACTGCACCTGTAACGAGGGATACAGGCTGCTGGACGACGGCAAGACCTGCCACG CCATCGACCTGTGCGTCGAGGGAAAGCATGACTGCGAGCAGATCTGCATCAGCGGCCCCGGCGTCTTCACCTGTGACTGCAACAAAGGATTCAAACTCAACAAAGACAAGAAGACCTGCACAA ACATGGACCTGTGTAACACCGTGGAGCACGGCTGTGAGCACCAGTGTGTGAGCACTCCAGGATCGTACTACTGCATCTGTCCGGAgggacagctgctgcaggaggacgGCAAGAGCTGCGGCA cctgCAAGTCTGCCAACATCGACCTGGTGCTTCTGATCGACGGCTCGAAGAGCGTCCGCCCTCAGAACTTTGAGCTGGTCAAAAAGTTTGTTAACCAG GTGGTGGACTCCTTGGACGTGTCTGCTCACGGCACCCGGGTTGGTCTGGTTCAGTACTCGAGCCGGGTCAGGACAGAGTTCTCTCTCAACATGTACCACACTGCTGACGAGATCAAGGCTGCGGTTATGAAG GTTGACTACATGGAGAAAGGCACAATGACCGGTCTGGCCCTGAAACACATGGTGGAGAACAGCTTCTCGGAGGCGGAGGGCGCTCGTCCCGCCAGCCGCAACATCCCCCGAATTGGACTGGTGTTCACAGACGGACGCTCCCAGGACGACATCACAGAGTACGCCAAGAAGGCCAAGGAAGCTG GTATCACCATGTACGCGGTGGGCGTTGGAAAAGCCGTGGAAGATGAACTCCGTGAGATTGCATCCGAGCCTTTGGAGAAACATTTCTATTATACCACCGACTTCACCGCCATCAGCACCATCGCTGAGAACCTCAAACTCAACGTCTGCCCAG ctgcagaggagagtCAGGGCGAGATCGAGGTGAAGGACCCGTGTGCCTGTGAGAGTCTGGTGGAGTTCCAGCAGGCGACCATGAGCAGCCTGGAGCagctcacacagaaac TGTCCGGGATGACGGCTCgtctggagcagctggagaacCAGCTTCTCTCCAGGAAGTGA
- the matn4 gene encoding matrilin-4 isoform X1, with protein sequence MKMRQLRGLCAFALLTLAALATARPKAGPEQKCKSGPVDLVFLIDSSRSVRPHEFETMRKFMIDILDTLDIGLNATRVGVVQYSSQVRTEFSLRAHAKLDSMVKGINEIIPLAQGTMTGLAIKYVMNEAFTAEAGDRPKVPNVVVIVTDGRPQDRVTEVAAEAREKGIEIYAVGVARADMTSLRAMASPPFEDHVFLVESFDLIHQFGLQFQDKLCGMDLCLESDHGCEHICESSPGSYHCLCLPGYTLNDDGKTCAAIDLCTEGKHDCEQICVSSPGSFTCDCNKGYKLNDDKKTCSMIDYCSFGNHSCNHECVSVLNGYHCTCNEGYRLLDDGKTCHAIDLCAEGKHDCEQICVSAPGVFTCDCNKGFTLNEDKKTCAPIDLCVEGKHDCEQICISGPGVFTCDCNKGFKLNKDKKTCTNMDLCNTVEHGCEHQCVSTPGSYYCICPEGQLLQEDGKSCGTCKSANIDLVLLIDGSKSVRPQNFELVKKFVNQVVDSLDVSAHGTRVGLVQYSSRVRTEFSLNMYHTADEIKAAVMKVDYMEKGTMTGLALKHMVENSFSEAEGARPASRNIPRIGLVFTDGRSQDDITEYAKKAKEAGITMYAVGVGKAVEDELREIASEPLEKHFYYTTDFTAISTIAENLKLNVCPAAEESQGEIEVKDPCACESLVEFQQATMSSLEQLTQKLSGMTARLEQLENQLLSRK encoded by the exons ATGAAGATGAGACAGCTCAGAGGATTGTGTGCCTTCGCTCTGTTGACCCTGGCTGCCCTCGCCACCGCCAGGCCAAAAGCAG GTCCTGAGCAGAAATGTAAGTCCGGTCCGGTGGATCTGGTCTTCCTCATCGACAGCTCCCGCAGCGTCAGGCCACATGAGTTTGAGACCATGAGGAAGTTCATGATTGACATCCTGGACACTCTGGACATCGGACTCAACGCCACCAGAGTGGGAGTGGTTCAGTACTCCAGCCAG GTCCGCACAGAGTTCTCTCTGAGGGCTCACGCCAAGCTGGACTCCATGGTGAAAGGCATCAATGAGATCATTCCCCTCGCTCAGGGCACCATGACGGGCCTCGCCATCAAATACGTGATGAATGAAGCCTTTACTGCCGAGGCAGGAGACAGGCCGAAG GTCCCCAACGTTGTCGTCATCGTGACAGATGGACGTCCTCAGGACCGCGTGACGGAGGTGGCGGCCGAGGCCAGAGAGAAAGGCATCGAGATCTACGCCGTGGGCGTCGCCAGAGCTGACATGACATCACTGAGGGCCATGGCGTCCCCGCCGTTCGAAGACCACGTTTTCCTGGTGGAGTCCTTCGACCTCATTCACCAGTTTGGACTGCAGTTCCAGGACAAGCTCTGCG GTATGGATCTGTGTCTGGAGTCGGACCACGGCTGTGAGCACATCTGTGAGAGCTCCCCGGGCTCCTACCACTGCCTCTGTCTGCCCGGATACACCCTGAATGACGACGGGAAAACATGTGCAG ccaTCGATCTGTGCACTGAGGGGAAACACGACTGTGAACAGATCTGCGTGAGCTCACCTGGTTCCTTCACCTGCGACTGCAACAAAGGATACAAACTGAACGACGACAAGAAGACCTGCTCAA TGATCGACTACTGTTCGTTTGGGAACCACAGTTGTAATCacgagtgtgtgagtgtgctcaATGGCTATCACTGCACCTGTAACGAGGGATACAGGCTGCTGGACGACGGCAAGACCTGCCACG cTATTGACCTGTGCGCTGAGGGGAAACATGACTGCGAACAAATCTGCGTCAGCGCGCCCGGCGTCTTCACCTGCGACTGCAACAAAGGATTCACACTGAATGAGGACAAGAAGACCTGCGCAC CCATCGACCTGTGCGTCGAGGGAAAGCATGACTGCGAGCAGATCTGCATCAGCGGCCCCGGCGTCTTCACCTGTGACTGCAACAAAGGATTCAAACTCAACAAAGACAAGAAGACCTGCACAA ACATGGACCTGTGTAACACCGTGGAGCACGGCTGTGAGCACCAGTGTGTGAGCACTCCAGGATCGTACTACTGCATCTGTCCGGAgggacagctgctgcaggaggacgGCAAGAGCTGCGGCA cctgCAAGTCTGCCAACATCGACCTGGTGCTTCTGATCGACGGCTCGAAGAGCGTCCGCCCTCAGAACTTTGAGCTGGTCAAAAAGTTTGTTAACCAG GTGGTGGACTCCTTGGACGTGTCTGCTCACGGCACCCGGGTTGGTCTGGTTCAGTACTCGAGCCGGGTCAGGACAGAGTTCTCTCTCAACATGTACCACACTGCTGACGAGATCAAGGCTGCGGTTATGAAG GTTGACTACATGGAGAAAGGCACAATGACCGGTCTGGCCCTGAAACACATGGTGGAGAACAGCTTCTCGGAGGCGGAGGGCGCTCGTCCCGCCAGCCGCAACATCCCCCGAATTGGACTGGTGTTCACAGACGGACGCTCCCAGGACGACATCACAGAGTACGCCAAGAAGGCCAAGGAAGCTG GTATCACCATGTACGCGGTGGGCGTTGGAAAAGCCGTGGAAGATGAACTCCGTGAGATTGCATCCGAGCCTTTGGAGAAACATTTCTATTATACCACCGACTTCACCGCCATCAGCACCATCGCTGAGAACCTCAAACTCAACGTCTGCCCAG ctgcagaggagagtCAGGGCGAGATCGAGGTGAAGGACCCGTGTGCCTGTGAGAGTCTGGTGGAGTTCCAGCAGGCGACCATGAGCAGCCTGGAGCagctcacacagaaac TGTCCGGGATGACGGCTCgtctggagcagctggagaacCAGCTTCTCTCCAGGAAGTGA